One Pseudomonas sp. MM213 genomic window, TACGCGTCGAATGACCGCTCTACCTTAGAGCAGAGGACTACCATAAACACGACAACCAGACTAATTCCCTAGTCCTGTGTTCTGCACATCCTATAAACAAGCGCCGACTGCGCAAAATTGATCGTTTAACTCGCCGCAGTCGTTACCCGAAAGCCAGAGTTGGCAGGGCTGTCGTCTCTGATGCGAGTTTGATTCAGATTGCTGGCTAGCAGAATGCCACTGCTTCGTCCATTGCCACGCGCACAAAGCCTAATATCTCGAATGTCAGCTACGGGTCGTTTTCTGCCCTTCGTGACAGGCAGCAATCGACCAGAAGCGTTCGGTGGACGGAGCGATAGCAAATGAGTAGCTATGCTTGGTCTACTGCCGGAACTGATTGAGCCGATTGGGCTTTCCGTCCTTGGTGTATAAGCCCCTTCAGCGGTTACCCGACTATCACAATGCCCGGCCTGGTCAGGAATAGACGACAGAACAAGGAATGTTATCCATCAAGCCTGTGAAGGCGTTATCACCCCAACTTGGGGTCTTAGGCCCAAAGAGGAAGTCCGCCATGACCGTAGCCGATCGCCTCAGGTATTTGCGCGTCGTTCTAGTTTTGGCTGGCCTCGCGTGCCTTGCTCTCTACCCACTTATGTTGTTCTGGCCGTCCGGCTGGGCCTGGCACGTCGGTCACTCGGACTACCCGATGATGATCGTTGGCATCTACGCCACACTTGGCGTGTTCTTGATCCTGGCCGCACGTGATCCATTAGCCAATCTGAGCCTGATCTGGTTCACCGTGTGGTCTAGCGCCGTACACGGAGGAATCATGGCCGTCCAGGCGGTCACCCAGCCGGGGCAAATGGGGCACTTGGCAGGTGACGTGCCGGCGCTCTTCATCGTGGCGGTTGCCTTGGCCATCTTGACGCCCCGTTCGTAATTGGCCGCCGAATGGGTACGCCCTCACGTTTTTGGAATTGTCGGGTTGTCGATTTTCGACTGGCTGTTATCGAATTTGCAGTCGATTCACCGATATTCCTTGGTCAAGCTACCTGCGGGAGATCTTGCGCGCTATATGCGATTGAAAAACTGCCTGCAGAGAATCACATTGCGCAACAAGGGCCAGCTAACCCAACTCGCCAGCAGACCACCGATGACTCCCACCAATGGCGCTCCGAGATAATTCAACCGGCTTTTACTTTCCACGCTTACCCTCATCACTACACGCTAAAACAGAAATATCTGATTTCAAGGTAATCTTCGATGCCGCACTTGGAGCCTTCACTTTTCAAACACTGAACAACGATGTCCGAAAACTGGAGCAAAAATGCTGTCTGGATTAGTACGCTTTTGGCAGTGCCACTCGCGCATCATGTTGCCCACTTTCGGCTAGCGCATTTGCCACGAAGCCATCTTTTACGCGACGACTTATAAAATCCTGAATGTACGCAGCTGCGATGCTCCGAGCCTTCGGAACAGCCATCGCCTGGCGAATTTGGGTGAAGTTGTCTGCCAGCACCCTTACTCCCTGAGCTGACTTTGCAAACCGCTCCAATGGCTGCCGCACTCCCGCTGCTGCCTCCAATCCCTGCTCATAAAACAGATCAATAGCGCTCGCTGAGGTCTCCCCTCTGACGAGCTCAGCTCTCTGAAGAGTGCGTGTGAGATACAAGTCATACGCGGCACCACGACCTACAGAAATCCTGTGACCTTGCGCATCCAGGTCAGATGCACTTT contains:
- a CDS encoding DUF6632 domain-containing protein, with the protein product MTVADRLRYLRVVLVLAGLACLALYPLMLFWPSGWAWHVGHSDYPMMIVGIYATLGVFLILAARDPLANLSLIWFTVWSSAVHGGIMAVQAVTQPGQMGHLAGDVPALFIVAVALAILTPRS
- a CDS encoding transporter substrate-binding domain-containing protein — its product is MSSDIAAVRRDLAPYGELRVAINLGNPVLAQRDEATGTLGGVSVALANALAQELGVAVKLAAYDAAGKVFAALEDGQWDLAFLAIEPVRAEKIAFSEPYVSIDGTYLVREQSPYQSASDLDAQGHRISVGRGAAYDLYLTRTLQRAELVRGETSASAIDLFYEQGLEAAAGVRQPLERFAKSAQGVRVLADNFTQIRQAMAVPKARSIAAAYIQDFISRRVKDGFVANALAESGQHDARVALPKAY